The region GGGAATAAATACGACTCTACCTTGAGCGGATGTAAAAAGTTGAAGTCCTACTCGAGCGACAAATCCTTTCTCTGGTACCTTAAAGTTCAGATAGAGAAAGTTTGTCTGCATATTTACTGCGGAACTAAAACCCGCCTCCCCGCCTTGTCCCGGTCCCACGTTGGACCCTTGATTGACACCCCGACCTCCGAAGATGATATCCCCTATCTGAACGCCCACTAAAGCCTCGAAATATTTCGAAGTGGAGAAATTCATATTCAAGGTCATCCTAGTATCGTAATACGTTAGATCTTCCTTTCTAGGACTCGTGGTCGTAGGAAGTCCTTTTTCCCGAGCCAGAATTTCATTTTGCACCTGATTGGCTACGGTCTGATTGTATTGATTTAAGAAAGTCTGTCGATCATAAGGAGTCACCGGAGTTTGACGGGAAGTATAAATATCCCTTCCCAAACTGAAACCGCGAACCCTGTAGTTCCCTTGAAAATCGATCTTGGTTTTTTCCTCCACTTCCTGGGCGAAAGAAGATTGTGCCGCGATCGTAAGAGTAAATAATAAAAACGGAATGTATTTACGTGACACGGACTATTTGACCCACCCGTTGCCTAGAAAATATTTGGCGCGAATGCTTTCCATGACTCCGGTACGTTTCAACTCCTTAATGAAGAAATTGAAATTATCGGCGAATATCAGATCGTTCAAGGGTAATGCAGCGCTTATGTACTCGTCCATAACCGGATTAACTAAAGCCACATAACTCGCTCTCAAACTCGGTTGCCTCTGCAAAAGTGCCAGAATATAAAGACTGTCCGCGACGAAACAGGTCACATTTCCCTTTGTCAAAGCGTCGATCGCGATCGAGTCCGAAAGATAGCTATAAATCTGGTTTTTTCCGAACTTTCTCAAAAGATAATTATGGTTGGTCGTATTGGAACGGACCGAAAACGAAAGAGCGTTCAGAACCGCGAGATCGTCCAGAGATTTGAACGTTCTTGTAGTTACTATACTTCCCTCCGGTTCCGGAGGAAGAGAACGTTTGTTAACGAGACCTGCGGGAGTAGTAAGCAGATAAGGATCCGAGAATGTGACCGTCTTTCCGCGGCTTAGATCGGTGGACATACCCGCGAGCGCGATGTCGATCGTTCCAGCCGCAA is a window of Leptospira wolffii serovar Khorat str. Khorat-H2 DNA encoding:
- a CDS encoding substrate-binding periplasmic protein; protein product: MTKPKGLRRLFLSAFLFFLTQAIHAQVKLPASRLDQILSKKELVVGVNRVYEPFYIQDPKEGFPGFDMELAKLYAEYLGVSLKIKTFKTFRQFSDEIAAGTIDIALAGMSTDLSRGKTVTFSDPYLLTTPAGLVNKRSLPPEPEGSIVTTRTFKSLDDLAVLNALSFSVRSNTTNHNYLLRKFGKNQIYSYLSDSIAIDALTKGNVTCFVADSLYILALLQRQPSLRASYVALVNPVMDEYISAALPLNDLIFADNFNFFIKELKRTGVMESIRAKYFLGNGWVK